AatatatgaaaatgaaaatacaaccgaaataaaaaattaaaatgacaTTGATAGTCATTGTAACAGACACAACTCACAAAATGTCATTGTGACAAACACAAAAAGTTAGACCGTCTTGTTTTCAACTCTATCTATCAATCTCCAAATTCCAACTTTAAGTACACTAAGGCAAGTACCATCTTTAAGGTTTTTTGCCTTTAGAAATTCTTCTATTATTCTTTTCAATCGTCACTAATTCTCTATCTAAACAATTATTCTTAGCCATTTATTATTCTTCCTAACAACTAACTTTTATGCAATATGGTGtaagtgattttttttatgttatcttACTTTAATATCAAATCAAACTTGATACTCTTGAATTCTAAGATAATTTTTGTAAAAAGTAAATTCAATAATAAGTTTCTATATAGTGAATGATAATAAAGTAATATTTTTCATTGTATAACACTCTCATTAATAAACAGCAGAATTGTattgaattttattttaattattttgctTCAGACTTATCCTTTCACTAAAATGCTAGTTATGCTATTTTGAATTCAGCATTACAATTTGTGATACTTTCTTTGTTACATTGTTTTGTATTTCTACGCTCTCTATAGTTTACCTTCCTAAGCAAAATTTTTGACTCCGTCTGTTGGATATTCTATCACGCATGCCATCATAATTATCTTCAACGACCAACTAAATTGTGCCGTCGAAACATTTCCATGCATATTTTATCTCTCCATCTTCGTGAACCATGTCACGTAAATTTCCCTATAAATAGAGAAGAGAATGCTCCAGCTTCCTCATCCTTCTCATTGTTCTCAACCccaattcttgagttcataaaCCAATTTGtgtgaggaaaacaaaaatgggtTCCAAGGCAATTCTCCTCCTATGCCTTTTGGCAGCAGTTCTGATGATTGCCTCAGAGGTGACAGCCAGGGATTTGGCCGAAAATAGTaagctttctttttctttttcttaaggTGGCCGAAAATAGTTAGTAATCCATTCAAGAACTTACTCTTTCCTTTATCAACAATTTTATACCTGCAAAACATAGACGTTTTTGCACAACATGAATTCCTCAAGAcggtttttttcctttaaaaaaaaatgtactaaCTAAATAGTTCTGCATGATCCCGTGACTATTTGCAGCCAATGCAGCAGAGAAGAGTACTGAAGGCCTGGAAGAATCCAAGTActatggtggtggtggtggtggtggtggtggtggacgCGGTTGTTATGGACGCggttgtggtggtggtggcggcggcggcggcggccaTTGTTATGGAGGCCATTGTGGTGGTGGCGGCGGCCATTGTTATGGAGGCCATTGTggtggcggcggcggcggccATGGTTGTTACCATGGTTGCTGTGGCCACGGCTATGGAGGCTGCAGATGCTGCACATATGCTGGTGAGCCAAAGGACGCTGGTTACACTGAGCCAGAAACCAAACCGCAAAACTAATACCCAGGACGTATGGATCATGGCGCTTAAATGCCTTTGGTCCAAATTAAGAGgctaaaagtaataaaattatgTATTGTGTGATAAAAATAAGAGCTTTATCAGTGGTATCCGATTCACCATCAGGTTAATCACTGCAAATGAGGATGTACTTTTCTCAACTTCAATGAGGTGTAAACGAAATCGTATGCGTGTTTCAAGTTTCAACAGCCAGTACTTCTGCTTGGATTCACAAATATACTGACATGCTTCGTTGTCTAAATCTAAATTATACCCAAATAATTCAAGAATATTTGCAGAGAAATTTTTTACACTTCGAGGTTTCTGACGGGCTTTTgctatacgtacaagttaaaatcCAATTTATACCCGTTGACTACAAGTACACAGGTCCAATTAATAGTTTAGGGCATTtaatcgggtcgatcccacgaggagcaatgtCTACAAGTACTAGGTCCAAATttcctctattatttagacttacaatgaATTTGAGCAGAGAATTTATATTAACTACTACCTACAATCTGATTTAACAATTGCAAGAtacaaatggaaaaaaattcaCTAAAGACTTGAATCTAAgaatgtagattccacttatggcacaaaaaatccaaatgaatgaatttaacacttgttactactcttgtttaaccagaaattcatttccaaaaatgcaaaatctcattttcatgataataATGATTTAAAACAGcttagtttttcctaatctcttggtgAATAACTAATTCTGCCCTTCCTTAATTCATGAAATGTACATTAATCCACTTGAAtatatttctattctcatgaacatacaactcaagttctactcatgttttttcaTTGCTACTACCAATTCccattgaataataacaactataaacttGTTATTGGTGATCAAATAACAACAAGTAATCAACCATGCACAAGCAAACAAGTTAATAcgagatataacaagtgtaaattacattcaattcatatcacttggccataagtttcatctactccctggATATAGAAAATTAGCCACTCATGAATGATGTAATAAACAaactcataacttcattaatggAAAACATCTCAAGTTACAAGTACAAGAAGTATAAAGAAAAGCTTAGCCAAGTTGTTGGTGAAGCTCTCAAAATTCTACTATGTCTTGCACTAGATGATTCCAAGATGAAGTCTCCAAATGCTCCTTCAAGAACTTCTAGCTAGAGAGAAAatgttacaagaagaaaaacaagcTACGTATGGTCCCCGACCTTCTCCCTCTTGTTCTCATTAAAAGCTGATGGAAAGCTCTCTTTTTCTCCCCTCATGATtccaaaatctcaaatttgTTAATAAAGTCAAAAGAAATGTTATTTTGACTTGACAGTAAGTCATATTATCCTTTTTTTGCttcagaagcatgtgccaccgaattCTCTCACCAAATATggctggaaagtagtgtgaaaagaaagaaaaacggtTGTGCCACTTGCAGTAGAGAGAGAAAGATTCGAGGCCTTGGATCCGAGCGGTGCAGTACGATACGAGCTCGGATAAAGGCTGATCCGAGGTCCTTTTCATGTGGATCCGAGCTTGTATCGACTGACCTCGAATCCATTGCTCCAGAAGTATAGACGAGAGTTCGGATCTCTCCTCGTTGCacatggatccgagctc
This region of Coffea arabica cultivar ET-39 chromosome 3c, Coffea Arabica ET-39 HiFi, whole genome shotgun sequence genomic DNA includes:
- the LOC113734547 gene encoding uncharacterized protein; the protein is MGSKAILLLCLLAAVLMIASEVTARDLAENTNAAEKSTEGLEESKYYGGGGGGGGGGRGCYGRGCGGGGGGGGGHCYGGHCGGGGGHCYGGHCGGGGGGHGCYHGCCGHGYGGCRCCTYAGEPKDAGYTEPETKPQN